A single Terriglobia bacterium DNA region contains:
- a CDS encoding MBL fold metallo-hydrolase: MTKPRTLGNFELSIVTDGAYLADGGAMFGVVPKVMWEKKAPADELNRIVLALNSLLIRTGEHTVLVETGIGPKLSEKRRRIYQNRPQLPDNLRAGGVDPEAIDIVINTHLHFDHCGWNTYLENGKVKPTFPNARYYVHAGEVEHGRQQHERDRISYIRENYEPLIASGQMQLLDGDGEIVPGISVKGYAGHTRNMQAVMVRSGGKTACYISDLIPMLSHLKPTWVMAFDLYPLETIENRKKFYAEALRENWLVVFTHEPHTPMVFLDEDDKGEVIPHPVTGAAPPSSKH; this comes from the coding sequence ATGACAAAACCCCGCACTCTGGGCAATTTTGAACTCTCCATCGTCACCGACGGCGCCTACCTGGCCGACGGTGGGGCCATGTTCGGCGTGGTGCCCAAGGTCATGTGGGAGAAGAAAGCGCCTGCCGACGAGCTGAACCGCATCGTGCTGGCCCTCAATTCGCTGCTCATCCGCACCGGCGAGCATACGGTGCTGGTCGAAACCGGCATCGGTCCCAAGCTCTCGGAGAAGCGGCGGCGCATCTACCAAAACCGTCCGCAGTTACCCGACAACCTGCGCGCCGGCGGCGTGGATCCCGAAGCCATCGACATCGTCATCAATACGCATTTGCATTTCGACCACTGTGGATGGAACACCTACCTCGAAAATGGAAAGGTCAAGCCGACCTTTCCCAACGCCCGCTATTACGTCCATGCCGGCGAGGTTGAGCACGGGCGTCAGCAGCACGAGCGCGACCGCATCAGCTACATCCGCGAGAACTATGAGCCGCTGATTGCCAGCGGGCAGATGCAACTGCTCGACGGCGATGGCGAGATTGTGCCCGGTATATCGGTGAAGGGCTATGCCGGCCACACGCGCAACATGCAGGCCGTCATGGTGCGCAGTGGCGGCAAGACCGCGTGCTACATCTCCGACTTGATTCCCATGCTCTCCCACCTGAAGCCGACCTGGGTGATGGCCTTCGACCTGTATCCGCTGGAGACGATCGAAAACCGCAAGAAGTTCTATGCCGAAGCCCTGCGCGAGAACTGGCTGGTAGTCTTCACCCACGAACCGCACACCCCGATGGTGTTCCTCGACGAAGACGACAAGGGCGAAGTGATCCCGCACCCGGTCACCGGGGCCGCGCCGCCTTCGTCCAAGCACTAG
- the dusB gene encoding tRNA dihydrouridine synthase DusB yields MQKRWENPVSSDAARPQTPVPVSFQVGGVTLRPATVLAPMAGVTDTVFRRFIRNLGGCGLIMTEFTSADGMLRDKRMRGRYLHFYDDEHPISAQLFGSDPAVLSDAARMIEDLGFDLVDLNLGCPAKKVVKCNGGSGLLRDLPRIGEIFRAVRAAVKIPFTVKFRAGWNDSEIIGVDLARMAEDCGLQAVALHARTREQGYGGTAQWGWIAAIKNAVRIPVIGNGDVRTPQDACAMVAQTGCDAVMIGRAAASNPWIFRQIAQHASTGAYEEPTERDRYDMIRTYFQMLIAEEMPGAAGKMKQFASWFTHGVRNGSGLRKAVYEAREEREILERVDQFFESILRETVTAV; encoded by the coding sequence ATGCAGAAGCGCTGGGAAAACCCGGTCTCGAGCGACGCCGCCCGCCCGCAGACGCCCGTGCCGGTATCATTCCAGGTGGGCGGAGTGACGCTGCGGCCGGCGACCGTCCTGGCGCCCATGGCCGGGGTGACCGACACGGTCTTCCGCCGCTTCATCCGCAATCTCGGCGGCTGCGGGCTGATCATGACGGAGTTCACCTCCGCCGACGGCATGCTGCGCGACAAGCGCATGCGCGGCCGCTACCTGCACTTCTACGACGACGAGCACCCCATCTCGGCGCAACTGTTCGGCAGCGATCCGGCGGTGCTCTCCGACGCCGCCCGCATGATCGAGGACCTCGGCTTCGACCTGGTGGACCTGAACCTGGGCTGCCCGGCGAAGAAGGTGGTCAAGTGCAATGGCGGGTCGGGACTGCTGCGCGACCTGCCGCGGATCGGGGAAATCTTCCGCGCGGTGCGCGCGGCGGTAAAGATTCCTTTCACGGTGAAATTCCGGGCCGGGTGGAACGACAGCGAGATCATTGGCGTGGACCTGGCGCGCATGGCCGAGGATTGCGGGTTGCAGGCGGTCGCGCTGCACGCGCGCACCCGCGAGCAGGGCTACGGCGGCACGGCACAGTGGGGCTGGATTGCCGCGATCAAGAACGCGGTGCGGATTCCGGTGATCGGCAACGGCGATGTCCGCACCCCGCAGGACGCCTGCGCCATGGTGGCGCAGACCGGATGTGACGCGGTGATGATCGGGCGCGCGGCAGCATCGAATCCCTGGATCTTCCGCCAGATCGCGCAACACGCCTCGACCGGCGCCTACGAGGAGCCCACGGAGCGCGACCGCTACGACATGATCCGCACCTATTTCCAGATGCTGATTGCAGAAGAAATGCCAGGAGCGGCGGGCAAGATGAAGCAGTTCGCGTCGTGGTTCACGCACGGGGTGCGCAACGGAAGCGGGCTGCGCAAGGCGGTGTACGAGGCGCGGGAAGAACGCGAGATCCTGGAGCGGGTGGACCAGTTTTTCGAAAGCATTCTCCGCGAGACCGTCACGGCCGTGTAG
- the rpmE gene encoding 50S ribosomal protein L31, translating into MKAAIHPVYEEVRVHCACGNTFITRSTHKGDIHVEICSACHPFFTGKQKLMDTAGRVERFRRKYGKKAPVTAEQPATAEKK; encoded by the coding sequence ATGAAGGCAGCCATTCATCCGGTTTACGAGGAAGTGCGGGTGCATTGCGCCTGCGGCAACACGTTTATCACCCGCTCCACGCACAAGGGCGACATCCACGTGGAAATCTGCTCCGCGTGCCACCCGTTCTTCACCGGCAAGCAGAAGCTGATGGACACGGCGGGCCGTGTCGAGCGCTTCCGCCGCAAGTACGGCAAGAAGGCGCCGGTGACCGCGGAACAGCCGGCGACCGCGGAAAAGAAGTAA
- a CDS encoding HU family DNA-binding protein has translation MNKGHLVDRIASSSKCSKTQAAAAIDTMIDGVTAALKKGERVTLVGFGTFSVSQRKARNGRNPQTGSLIKIAARKVAKFTPGIDLKKAVNRK, from the coding sequence ATGAACAAAGGGCATCTCGTAGACCGGATCGCCAGTTCCTCCAAATGCAGCAAGACGCAAGCTGCCGCCGCGATTGACACCATGATTGACGGCGTTACCGCCGCATTGAAAAAAGGGGAGCGCGTGACCCTGGTTGGCTTCGGAACGTTTTCCGTCTCGCAGCGCAAGGCGCGTAACGGGCGCAATCCGCAGACTGGATCGCTCATTAAGATCGCCGCGCGCAAGGTCGCCAAGTTCACGCCGGGCATCGATCTCAAAAAGGCAGTGAACCGCAAGTAG
- the mfd gene encoding transcription-repair coupling factor → MVLPFVRDLFAEVENLPAFARAASHLKTGAGGMSVSGLTPTAKALVIALLHRAAGKPLVVVVSDNRAAEDLQPVVAAFGELTGAIAPHTERATSSDAVLVLPAPDVLPFEGLSPHPEIQEQRAATLSKVAAGTAAVVIVPVAAAALRLRPPEFYGELARTIRRGETLDTEPLLQHLNTLGYNASDVVEMPGEYALRGGILDVYPPEADRPLRIELFGDEVESIRKFDPGTQRSTTSVEEALLLPLTEVPVREDTLAAIHTRLSGKRVSGDEEAVEAAVRAGGVGVFPGWEFYAGVAGADQTVFDFFSSVAVVVDEPDDLRSELDRWWDRARDMHLRSGVGNLVRPEELYLSPEEFEAKLESLPRADLQHLGLEQIEENQPQINADERGSEEDAKDDQRSSAFISGEFLLSQPTTRFHGSVPAMVDEVKKLSAEGKRVLFTAASTGEVERIADLFSEYGVPFRLGSRTPRPGESYLDDAAYLGGAVSTTTIVKATVPDGVALPDARLVVFGTRDLFDEPEGVVRPQRSKSKTSAFISDFRDLAVGDYVVHVEHGIGQYQGLKEIAQGDGDKAEFMILEYAEGARLYVPLTRLDLVQKYRSAEGGAKPVLNRLGTQQWDRTKARVKKAMKDMADELLKLYALRKTAEGHSFPPDTQWQGEFEGAFEFNETEDQAQAIVDVKKDMEQAQPMDRLLCGDVGYGKTEVAMRAAFKAVSDNKQVAVLAPTTVLAFQHFETFRRRFAAFPITVEMISRFRSPRQQKEIVEKVEQGKVDILIGTHRLLSKDIKFADLALVVVDEEQRFGVRHKERLKQLKKEVDVLTMSATPIPRTLHMSLVGLRDMSVIETPPKDRIAIETVVAAWDEKLVKSAIERELERSGQAYMVHNRVDTIYEIAARVQEMVPRARVIVGHGQMSEGELEKVMLAFMRHEADVLVATTIIENGLDIPLCNTIVVNRADRHGLSELYQLRGRVGRSNRRAYAYLLIPPDTELTPLARRRLAALKEFSDLGAGFKIAALDLELRGAGNLLGGEQSGHIDAVGFELYTSMLERTVRELKGEAAPEEAETQLNLGLNIRIPAEYIPQENQRLRMYKRVAGIETEARLNEVRGELEDRYGAPPAAVRNLLEYATLKLLAQRVGVAGMERKRDLVSIRFSGNAAIEPQRLARFVAAQKGAQFTPAGVLKFALKSTTADEILARLKHLLADLSAGQVSQPGPQVAASD, encoded by the coding sequence ATGGTCCTCCCATTCGTCCGCGATCTCTTCGCGGAGGTGGAAAATCTGCCCGCCTTTGCGCGCGCCGCCTCCCACCTGAAGACCGGCGCGGGAGGGATGAGTGTTTCCGGACTGACTCCGACAGCCAAGGCATTGGTGATTGCACTGCTGCATCGCGCGGCCGGCAAGCCGCTGGTCGTGGTCGTGTCCGATAACCGGGCGGCGGAAGACCTCCAGCCGGTGGTCGCCGCGTTTGGCGAACTCACCGGCGCGATCGCGCCGCACACCGAACGCGCCACCAGCTCCGATGCGGTTCTCGTCCTGCCCGCGCCCGACGTGCTGCCGTTTGAGGGCCTTTCGCCGCATCCGGAGATCCAGGAGCAACGCGCCGCCACGCTGTCCAAAGTGGCCGCCGGTACCGCGGCGGTGGTGATTGTGCCGGTGGCCGCGGCCGCCCTGCGCCTGCGCCCACCCGAGTTCTATGGCGAGCTGGCGCGCACCATCCGCCGGGGCGAGACGCTCGACACCGAACCGCTTCTCCAGCACCTCAATACCCTCGGCTACAACGCCTCCGACGTGGTGGAGATGCCCGGCGAATATGCGCTAAGGGGTGGAATCCTCGACGTTTACCCGCCGGAAGCCGACCGCCCGCTGCGCATCGAGCTGTTTGGCGACGAGGTGGAGTCGATCCGCAAGTTCGATCCCGGCACGCAGCGTTCTACTACATCTGTAGAAGAAGCGCTGCTGCTGCCGCTGACCGAGGTCCCGGTGCGCGAGGACACGCTGGCGGCCATCCACACCCGGCTTTCCGGCAAGCGTGTCAGCGGCGACGAGGAGGCGGTGGAAGCCGCGGTGCGCGCCGGGGGAGTCGGGGTGTTTCCCGGGTGGGAGTTTTACGCCGGAGTGGCAGGCGCCGACCAAACGGTGTTCGATTTTTTCTCCAGCGTAGCCGTCGTGGTGGACGAGCCCGACGACCTGCGTTCCGAACTGGACCGCTGGTGGGACCGCGCGCGCGATATGCACCTGCGCAGCGGCGTCGGCAACCTGGTGCGTCCCGAAGAGCTGTACCTGTCGCCGGAGGAATTTGAAGCCAAGCTGGAATCCTTGCCCAGAGCGGATCTTCAGCATCTTGGACTTGAGCAAATTGAAGAAAACCAGCCGCAGATTAACGCTGATGAACGCGGATCAGAAGAGGACGCTAAAGACGATCAGCGTTCATCTGCGTTCATCAGCGGCGAATTCTTGCTGTCCCAGCCCACCACGCGATTCCACGGCTCCGTACCGGCGATGGTGGACGAGGTGAAGAAGCTCTCCGCCGAGGGCAAGCGTGTGCTCTTCACCGCCGCGTCCACTGGGGAAGTGGAGCGCATCGCCGACCTGTTCAGCGAGTATGGGGTTCCATTCCGCCTGGGGTCGCGCACGCCGCGTCCGGGGGAAAGCTACCTGGATGACGCCGCCTACCTGGGGGGCGCCGTATCTACTACAACAATAGTAAAAGCGACTGTGCCCGACGGTGTCGCCTTGCCCGACGCCCGCCTGGTGGTTTTCGGCACGCGCGACCTGTTTGACGAGCCGGAGGGCGTGGTCCGGCCGCAGCGCTCGAAATCGAAGACCAGCGCGTTCATCTCCGATTTCCGAGACCTCGCGGTCGGCGATTACGTGGTGCACGTGGAACACGGCATCGGTCAGTACCAGGGGCTGAAGGAGATTGCGCAAGGGGACGGGGACAAGGCCGAGTTCATGATCCTGGAATACGCCGAGGGCGCCCGGCTGTACGTGCCGCTCACACGGCTGGACCTGGTGCAGAAGTACCGTTCCGCCGAAGGCGGCGCCAAGCCCGTGCTCAACCGGCTGGGCACGCAGCAATGGGACAGGACGAAGGCGCGCGTCAAGAAGGCCATGAAGGACATGGCCGACGAACTGCTCAAGCTCTACGCCCTGCGCAAGACCGCCGAGGGCCACTCGTTTCCTCCCGACACGCAGTGGCAGGGCGAATTCGAAGGTGCTTTCGAATTCAACGAAACCGAAGACCAGGCGCAGGCCATTGTTGACGTCAAGAAAGACATGGAGCAGGCGCAGCCCATGGATCGCCTGCTGTGCGGCGACGTCGGGTACGGGAAGACGGAAGTGGCGATGCGCGCGGCCTTCAAGGCGGTGAGCGACAACAAACAGGTGGCGGTGCTGGCGCCCACGACCGTTCTTGCCTTCCAGCACTTCGAGACGTTCAGGCGGCGGTTTGCGGCGTTCCCGATTACGGTGGAAATGATCAGCCGATTCCGCAGCCCGCGCCAGCAGAAAGAGATCGTGGAGAAGGTCGAGCAGGGAAAGGTCGACATCCTGATCGGCACGCACCGCCTCTTGTCCAAGGACATCAAGTTCGCCGACCTGGCGCTGGTGGTGGTGGATGAAGAGCAGCGCTTCGGGGTGCGGCACAAGGAGCGGCTGAAACAGCTCAAGAAAGAAGTGGACGTGCTGACCATGTCGGCGACGCCGATTCCGCGCACGCTGCACATGTCGCTGGTCGGGCTGCGCGACATGAGCGTGATCGAGACGCCGCCGAAAGATCGTATCGCGATCGAAACCGTGGTCGCCGCCTGGGACGAGAAGCTGGTGAAATCCGCCATCGAGCGCGAATTGGAACGCAGCGGGCAGGCGTACATGGTGCACAACCGGGTGGACACCATTTACGAGATCGCGGCGCGCGTCCAGGAGATGGTGCCGCGGGCACGGGTCATCGTCGGCCACGGGCAGATGAGCGAAGGCGAGCTGGAAAAGGTCATGCTGGCGTTCATGCGCCACGAGGCCGACGTGCTGGTGGCGACGACCATCATCGAAAACGGGCTCGACATCCCACTGTGCAACACCATCGTGGTGAACCGCGCCGACCGCCACGGGCTGAGCGAGCTGTATCAATTGCGCGGGCGCGTGGGGCGCTCCAACCGGCGCGCCTACGCCTACCTGCTGATCCCGCCCGACACCGAGTTGACGCCCCTGGCGCGGCGCCGGCTGGCCGCGCTGAAGGAGTTCTCCGATCTCGGCGCCGGATTCAAGATCGCCGCCCTCGATCTGGAATTGCGCGGCGCCGGCAACCTGCTGGGCGGCGAGCAGAGCGGCCACATCGATGCGGTCGGCTTCGAACTGTACACCTCGATGCTGGAGCGCACCGTGCGTGAGCTCAAGGGCGAAGCGGCGCCGGAAGAGGCGGAAACTCAGCTCAACCTCGGCCTGAACATCCGCATTCCCGCCGAGTACATTCCCCAGGAAAACCAGCGCCTGCGCATGTACAAGCGCGTGGCCGGCATCGAGACCGAGGCGCGGTTGAACGAAGTCCGCGGCGAACTGGAAGACCGCTACGGCGCGCCGCCGGCCGCGGTGCGAAACCTGCTGGAGTACGCCACGCTGAAGCTGCTGGCGCAGCGCGTGGGCGTGGCCGGGATGGAGCGCAAGCGCGACCTGGTGAGTATCCGCTTCAGCGGCAACGCAGCCATCGAGCCGCAGCGCCTGGCACGGTTCGTGGCAGCGCAAAAGGGCGCGCAGTTCACGCCCGCCGGGGTGCTGAAGTTTGCGCTGAAGTCCACCACTGCCGACGAGATCCTGGCCCGCCTGAAACATCTGCTGGCTGACTTATCGGCGGGCCAGGTGTCGCAGCCCGGGCCGCAGGTGGCCGCTTCCGACTAG